Genomic window (Paraglaciecola psychrophila 170):
TAAGAAGCAATCAAATAAAGTACTTTTACTAACTACTAGCAATGATGAAAAAGTGAATAGTCAGACAATTCAATCTTCAGAGCCAGAACAAGCTGTATTAGATAAAGAGGTAAAAGCACAAACTGACATAGTTAACGACTATCAAGTTGAAGATATAGTGAAATTTGAACCGCTATCCTCACAAAAAAGATTACTATTAGGCAAAGTTGAAACCGTCATAATTGACGATTTTATGGTTCCAGAGCCTGATTTGTTATTGGCATTACCTGATAAACACTTTCTGATTCAAATAGCAGCGATGGCTAATATTAGTATCTTACAAGATTACATAAAAGGTGAGCGGTTAGGCAAACAACTGTGGTTATACAAAACTCAGCGTTATGGTGGGGATTGGTATGTGTTATTAAAAAATCAACATTTTCCCACAATAGAAGCTGCCAGAGCAGAAATAATCAATTTGGCAGATGCAATGTTAAGAAATACTCCTTTTGTTAAGAGTGTTGGACAAGTCAAACAAGAAATAAGTGCCTCTAGGCCTTAAGCTATTTGTTGTTTTTGTCTAGTACCGTTACAATTCGGCCCCATAAACTAGCGGCTCCGACTTGGTTGAAACATTGGCAGTTACAAAAGATAAAAAAAACAGAGCCTTTTTGAAGTGGGCCGGTGGAAAGTTCAGTCTTATAGATGACATAAACGCGAAACTTCCAGAGGCTAAAAAGCTTATTGAGCCTTTTGTCGGTGCAGGTTCGGTATTTCTGAACACCAATTATTCTAAATATCTGCTAAACGATATTAATCCTGATTTAATTAATTTATACAATATCGTAAAACACCAATCTAGTGATTACATAACCGACAGTGCCAAGATGTTCACTTCAGTTTATAACGAAGAACAACGTTATTATCAGATAAGGCAAGAATTTAATGACAGTGCGGATATCTATGAACGGGCAGTCTATTTTCTTTACTTAAATAGACATGGCTACAATGGGTTATGTCGTTATAACAACAGTGGGAAATTTAATGTCCCTTTTGGCAGGTACAAGGCTCCTTACTTTCCAGAAAAAGAGCTGTGGTATTTTTCAGAGAAATCTCAACTAGCGACTTTCACCTGTGACTCTTTTGAAAAAGTGTTCGCCAGAGCTCGAAAGGGATCGGTTATATACTGTGATCCTCCCTATGCACCCATTAGCAAAACGGCGATGTTCAATAGCTATGCCGCCGGTGGATTTACTTTGGATAACCAGATTAAACTAGCATCGTTAGCTCGTCGTACCGGTCACACTCGCAGTATTCCAGTGTTAGTCAGTAATCATGACACTGAGTTTACTAGGGATATATATCAAGGGGCTGATATGACTCAACTTCAAGTCAGTCGTTTTATCAGTCAAAATGGCAGTACTAGATTAAAAGTGGCAGA
Coding sequences:
- a CDS encoding Dam family site-specific DNA-(adenine-N6)-methyltransferase, producing MAVTKDKKNRAFLKWAGGKFSLIDDINAKLPEAKKLIEPFVGAGSVFLNTNYSKYLLNDINPDLINLYNIVKHQSSDYITDSAKMFTSVYNEEQRYYQIRQEFNDSADIYERAVYFLYLNRHGYNGLCRYNNSGKFNVPFGRYKAPYFPEKELWYFSEKSQLATFTCDSFEKVFARARKGSVIYCDPPYAPISKTAMFNSYAAGGFTLDNQIKLASLARRTGHTRSIPVLVSNHDTEFTRDIYQGADMTQLQVSRFISQNGSTRLKVAELLALYRAD